One part of the Rhodococcus oxybenzonivorans genome encodes these proteins:
- the catA gene encoding catechol 1,2-dioxygenase: MTTTESPTAAGSGSAATDKFKSERVSADTSPERLAAIAKDALGALNDVILKHGVTYPEYRVFKQWLIDVGEGGEWPLFLDVFIEHSVEEVLARTRKGTKGSIEGPYYIAGAPELPATCTLPMRDEDKKITPLVFSGQVTDLEGNGLAGAKVELWHADNDGYYSQFAPHLPEWNLRGTIIADEEGRYEITTIQPAPYKIPTDGPTGQFIEAQNGHPWRPAHLHLIVSAPGKESVTTQLYFKGGEWIDSDVASATKPELILDPKTGDDGKNYVTYNFVLDPA; this comes from the coding sequence ATGACCACCACCGAGAGCCCCACCGCCGCCGGATCCGGCTCCGCAGCCACCGACAAGTTCAAGTCCGAACGCGTCAGCGCCGACACCTCACCGGAGCGGCTCGCGGCGATCGCCAAGGACGCCCTCGGCGCGCTCAACGACGTGATCCTGAAGCACGGCGTCACCTACCCCGAGTACCGCGTGTTCAAGCAGTGGCTGATCGACGTCGGTGAGGGCGGGGAGTGGCCGCTGTTCCTCGACGTGTTCATCGAGCACTCCGTCGAAGAGGTTCTCGCCCGCACCCGCAAGGGAACCAAGGGCAGCATCGAGGGGCCGTACTACATCGCCGGTGCGCCGGAACTGCCCGCCACCTGCACCCTGCCCATGCGCGACGAAGACAAGAAGATCACCCCGCTGGTCTTCTCCGGCCAGGTCACCGACCTCGAGGGGAACGGGCTCGCCGGCGCGAAGGTCGAGCTGTGGCACGCCGACAACGACGGTTACTACTCGCAGTTCGCCCCGCACCTGCCCGAGTGGAACCTGCGCGGCACGATCATCGCCGACGAGGAGGGCCGCTACGAGATCACCACGATCCAGCCGGCGCCCTACAAGATTCCGACCGACGGCCCGACCGGTCAGTTCATCGAGGCGCAGAACGGTCACCCGTGGCGTCCCGCGCACCTGCATCTCATCGTGTCGGCTCCCGGGAAGGAGTCGGTGACCACGCAGCTGTATTTCAAGGGCGGCGAGTGGATCGACAGCGACGTCGCGTCCGCCACCAAGCCCGAGCTCATTCTCGACCCGAAGACCGGTGACGACGGCAAGAACTACGTCACCTACAACTTCGTGCTCGACCCCGCGTGA
- a CDS encoding 4-hydroxyphenylacetate 3-hydroxylase family protein, translating into MTTTESAPDTAVDRTKVNVAADSEVNRTKNFASRPMTGDEYIESLRDDREIWLHGERVEDVTTHPAFRNPIRMTARLYDSMHTGEHVDKVTTPTDTGNGGVTMPFFKAPTSSDDLLKERDAIATWARMTYGWMGRSPDYKASFLGTLHANKELYSPFQDNAERWYKESQEKVLYWNHAIINPPVDRQLPPDEVGDVFMKVEKETDAGLIVSGAKVVATGSAITNYNFIAHYGLPIKKKEFALICTVPMDAPGVKLICRSSFTQNAAVMGTPFDYPLSSRMDENDTIFIFDKVLVPWENVFMYGDVDKINGFFPQSGFLPRFTFQGCTRLAVKLDFIAGMLMKALDATGAGGFRGVQTRVGEVIGWRNLFWSLTESMARNPEPWIGDTVIPKLEYGLTYRMFMIQGYPRIKEIIEQDVASGLIYLPSSAADFKSPDVRPYLDKYVRGSDGMTAVDRVKIMKALWDSIGTEFGGRHELYERNYSGNHENVKAELLFAAENRGDVASMKGLAEQCLAEYDLDGWTVPDLIGNDDVSYFGNK; encoded by the coding sequence ATGACCACCACCGAATCCGCCCCCGACACCGCCGTCGACCGCACCAAGGTCAACGTCGCCGCCGACAGCGAGGTGAATCGCACGAAGAACTTCGCGTCGCGGCCCATGACCGGCGACGAGTACATCGAATCGTTGCGTGACGATCGCGAGATCTGGTTACACGGCGAGCGTGTCGAGGACGTCACCACCCACCCGGCGTTCCGGAACCCCATTCGCATGACTGCCCGTCTCTACGACTCGATGCACACCGGTGAGCACGTCGACAAGGTCACCACCCCCACCGACACCGGAAACGGCGGCGTCACCATGCCGTTCTTCAAGGCGCCGACCTCGTCCGACGACCTCCTGAAGGAGCGCGACGCCATCGCCACCTGGGCGCGGATGACGTACGGCTGGATGGGCCGGTCCCCCGACTACAAGGCGTCCTTCCTCGGAACCCTGCACGCGAACAAGGAGCTGTACTCGCCGTTCCAGGACAACGCCGAACGCTGGTACAAGGAGTCGCAGGAGAAGGTTCTCTACTGGAACCACGCCATCATCAATCCTCCTGTGGACCGGCAGCTGCCCCCGGACGAGGTCGGCGACGTGTTCATGAAGGTGGAGAAGGAAACCGACGCGGGCCTGATCGTCTCCGGCGCCAAGGTCGTGGCCACAGGCTCGGCGATCACCAACTACAACTTCATCGCCCATTACGGCCTGCCGATCAAGAAGAAGGAATTCGCGCTCATCTGCACGGTGCCGATGGACGCACCGGGCGTGAAGCTGATCTGCCGGTCCTCGTTCACCCAGAACGCCGCGGTGATGGGCACCCCGTTCGACTACCCGCTGTCGAGCCGGATGGACGAGAACGACACCATCTTCATCTTCGACAAGGTCCTCGTGCCGTGGGAAAACGTTTTCATGTACGGCGACGTCGACAAGATCAACGGCTTCTTCCCGCAGTCGGGCTTCTTGCCCCGCTTCACTTTTCAGGGCTGTACCCGCCTCGCCGTGAAGCTCGACTTCATCGCCGGCATGCTGATGAAGGCACTCGACGCCACCGGAGCGGGCGGCTTCCGAGGCGTGCAGACCCGAGTCGGGGAAGTGATCGGCTGGCGAAACCTGTTCTGGTCCCTCACCGAATCGATGGCACGCAACCCGGAGCCCTGGATCGGCGACACCGTCATCCCCAAGCTCGAATACGGCCTCACCTACCGCATGTTCATGATCCAGGGCTACCCCCGCATCAAGGAGATCATCGAGCAGGATGTGGCATCCGGGCTGATCTACCTGCCGTCGTCGGCCGCCGACTTCAAGAGTCCCGACGTGCGTCCGTACCTCGACAAGTACGTTCGCGGCTCGGACGGCATGACCGCAGTCGACCGCGTGAAAATCATGAAGGCGCTGTGGGATTCGATCGGCACCGAGTTCGGTGGCCGGCACGAACTCTACGAGCGGAATTACTCCGGCAACCACGAGAACGTCAAGGCGGAACTGCTTTTCGCCGCCGAGAACCGTGGTGACGTCGCCTCCATGAAGGGTCTGGCCGAGCAGTGCCTGGCCGAGTACGACCTCGACGGCTGGACGGTGCCGGACCTCATCGGCAACGACGACGTCTCGTACTTCGGCAACAAGTAA
- a CDS encoding muconate/chloromuconate family cycloisomerase — MTDLSIVSVETTILDVPLVRPHKFATTSMTAQPLLLVAVTTAGGVTGYGEGVVPGGPWWGGESVETMQAIVKRYIVPVLLGRGVDEITGIMSDIERVVANARFAKAAVDVALHDAWARSLGVPVHTLLGGAFRDSVEVTWALGAAPAEEIVEEALGLVESKRHFSFKLKMGALDPEVDTARVVRIAQALQGKAGVRIDVNARWDRLTALKYVPLLVEGGVELIEQPTPGEQLEVLAELNRLVPVPVMADESVQTPHDALEVARRGAADVIAVKTTKCGGLKRSREVVAIAKAAGIACHGATSIEGPIGTAASIHFACSEPGIDFGSELFGPLLFSEELLQQPLQYGDGKVHLPEGPGLGVELNMDAVKTWTRN, encoded by the coding sequence ATGACCGACCTGTCTATCGTTTCCGTCGAAACGACGATCCTCGATGTGCCGCTGGTGCGTCCCCACAAGTTCGCCACCACGTCGATGACGGCGCAGCCACTGCTGCTCGTCGCCGTCACCACCGCGGGCGGCGTGACCGGTTACGGCGAGGGTGTCGTTCCGGGCGGCCCGTGGTGGGGCGGCGAATCGGTGGAGACGATGCAGGCGATCGTCAAGCGTTACATCGTCCCGGTCCTGCTGGGGCGGGGTGTCGACGAGATCACCGGAATCATGTCGGACATCGAAAGGGTGGTCGCGAACGCGCGTTTCGCGAAGGCCGCCGTCGACGTCGCATTGCACGACGCCTGGGCGCGCAGCCTCGGTGTGCCGGTGCATACGCTGCTCGGCGGAGCCTTCCGTGACAGCGTCGAGGTCACCTGGGCTCTCGGCGCCGCTCCCGCCGAGGAGATCGTCGAGGAGGCCCTCGGTCTCGTCGAGTCGAAGCGGCACTTCAGTTTCAAACTCAAGATGGGCGCCCTCGACCCGGAGGTCGACACTGCCCGGGTCGTTCGGATCGCCCAGGCACTGCAGGGCAAGGCCGGCGTCCGGATCGATGTCAATGCCCGCTGGGACCGGCTCACCGCGCTGAAGTACGTGCCCCTCCTCGTCGAAGGCGGCGTCGAACTGATCGAGCAGCCCACCCCCGGTGAACAGCTCGAGGTCCTCGCCGAACTCAACCGGCTCGTCCCCGTCCCCGTGATGGCGGACGAAAGTGTCCAGACGCCGCACGATGCTCTCGAGGTCGCGCGGCGCGGCGCGGCCGACGTCATCGCCGTGAAAACCACCAAATGCGGTGGGCTCAAGCGCAGTCGCGAGGTGGTGGCCATCGCCAAGGCGGCCGGCATCGCCTGCCACGGAGCCACGTCCATCGAGGGGCCGATCGGCACAGCGGCGTCCATTCACTTCGCCTGCTCGGAGCCCGGCATCGACTTCGGTTCCGAACTGTTCGGACCCCTGCTGTTCAGCGAAGAACTGCTGCAGCAACCACTGCAGTACGGCGACGGCAAGGTGCATCTGCCCGAAGGTCCCGGGCTCGGAGTCGAGCTCAACATGGATGCCGTCAAGACTTGGACCAGGAACTGA
- the catC gene encoding muconolactone Delta-isomerase, producing the protein MALFHVRMDVNIPRDLDPDVRDETIAKEKAYSQELQRSGKWPEIWRIVGKYSNISIFDVDSADELHEILWNLPLFPYMNIEITALTRHGSDVK; encoded by the coding sequence ATGGCACTCTTTCACGTCCGGATGGACGTCAACATTCCCCGCGATCTCGACCCGGACGTCCGGGACGAGACCATCGCCAAGGAGAAGGCCTACTCTCAGGAGCTGCAGCGCTCCGGTAAGTGGCCGGAGATCTGGCGAATCGTCGGAAAGTACAGCAACATCAGCATTTTCGACGTCGACTCGGCCGACGAACTCCACGAAATACTGTGGAATCTGCCGCTGTTCCCCTACATGAACATCGAGATCACCGCGCTCACCCGGCACGGTTCCGACGTCAAGTAG
- a CDS encoding flavin reductase family protein, with amino-acid sequence MEQRELRNIFGQFASGVTVITCSNSDGEPHGATVTAFTAVSLEPRLCQVTLTRKSKACRYLSNAPFAVNILAADQVDTALHFAGRPQEPQPTWTDGPTAPVLCGSAATLSCVPWAEYDGGDHLIFIGEIVDAQTTGKDPLLFYRSTFHDLGTPSASAAWNGSMDDPHSGWFDATTSFTPFHLHTVS; translated from the coding sequence ATGGAACAGCGCGAACTCCGGAACATTTTCGGACAGTTCGCCAGCGGAGTCACTGTCATCACGTGCAGCAACTCCGACGGCGAACCGCACGGGGCCACCGTCACCGCCTTCACCGCCGTCTCCCTCGAGCCACGGCTGTGCCAGGTGACGCTGACCCGTAAGTCGAAGGCGTGCCGCTACCTCAGCAACGCGCCCTTCGCGGTGAACATCCTGGCCGCCGACCAGGTCGACACAGCACTGCATTTCGCCGGCCGGCCGCAGGAGCCGCAGCCGACATGGACGGACGGCCCCACCGCCCCCGTCCTCTGCGGCTCGGCCGCCACGCTGTCGTGCGTGCCGTGGGCCGAGTACGACGGCGGCGACCATCTCATCTTCATCGGCGAGATCGTCGACGCGCAGACCACAGGAAAGGATCCGTTGCTGTTCTACCGCAGCACATTCCACGACCTCGGCACCCCGTCGGCTTCGGCCGCCTGGAACGGTTCCATGGACGACCCGCACAGTGGCTGGTTCGACGCCACCACCTCGTTCACCCCGTTCCATCTCCACACCGTCTCCTGA
- a CDS encoding acyl-CoA thioesterase produces MNTPPRSITLRFLAAPTEVATLGGSIQGGRILEWIDKAAYACAVGWSGGYCVTAYVGNIRFTRSIESGHLVEVEARLVHTGRSSMHIQCTVSSADPRTGEFTEASNCLVIFVAVDDSGKPKNVPPWRPVTAEDHAEADEAIMRVGLRADIEEAMSRQEYTDKGTAPVSVMRFLAAPTDVNWGGKTHGGTVMRWIDEAAYLCGTAWSGGPCVSVYAGGVRFYRPIQIGHVVEVDARLLHTGAQTMHISVHVRSGDPRTGEMNLTTHCLTVVAAVDEEGAATTVRQWIPQSDEDRGLEAHARELIALRARARIGALS; encoded by the coding sequence ATGAACACCCCTCCCCGCAGCATCACACTCCGCTTCCTCGCGGCACCCACGGAGGTAGCAACCCTGGGCGGATCGATCCAGGGTGGTCGCATCCTCGAGTGGATCGACAAGGCCGCCTACGCGTGCGCGGTCGGCTGGAGTGGCGGCTACTGCGTCACCGCCTATGTGGGAAACATCCGCTTCACCCGATCGATCGAGTCCGGTCACCTGGTGGAGGTCGAGGCAAGGCTGGTGCACACGGGCCGCTCGAGCATGCACATCCAGTGCACGGTGTCCTCGGCCGACCCGCGTACCGGTGAGTTCACCGAGGCCAGTAACTGTCTGGTGATCTTCGTGGCCGTCGATGATTCCGGCAAGCCGAAGAACGTCCCGCCGTGGCGGCCCGTCACCGCCGAGGACCACGCCGAAGCCGACGAGGCGATCATGCGGGTCGGACTCCGCGCCGACATCGAAGAGGCGATGAGCAGGCAGGAATACACGGACAAGGGCACGGCACCCGTGTCGGTCATGAGATTTCTCGCAGCCCCCACCGACGTCAACTGGGGCGGCAAGACCCACGGTGGCACGGTGATGCGCTGGATCGACGAGGCCGCCTACCTCTGCGGTACCGCCTGGAGCGGCGGTCCGTGCGTCTCGGTGTACGCCGGTGGGGTCCGGTTCTACCGGCCGATCCAGATCGGTCACGTCGTGGAGGTCGATGCCCGACTGCTCCATACCGGCGCGCAGACCATGCACATCTCGGTGCACGTGCGATCAGGCGATCCGCGCACGGGCGAGATGAATCTGACCACCCACTGCCTCACCGTGGTCGCCGCGGTCGACGAGGAAGGCGCCGCAACCACAGTGCGGCAATGGATTCCGCAGTCCGACGAGGATCGCGGGCTCGAGGCCCACGCCCGGGAACTCATCGCGCTGCGTGCCCGTGCCCGGATCGGTGCCCTGTCGTAG
- a CDS encoding AraC family transcriptional regulator, which yields MSTTSRFVRSDDWDEASHVVSDVYFPHRLTPLSRETAGNTVAQAVELGPVKITHIGWGADVSIQSDHPGAYAVNVPLSGHLESVTGKTEVSSVPGSGTICPPDTTTLITDWSKDCSIIGVRVDRDYLHREMARILARPGLRLPPQFDLTSENGASWLALVRSLLDQMLRSDGVYANPLVAEQLSGAVTTALVLAAIPDDETAGAGTRPRIVKRVIDEIHADPARAWTAAEMAEIAGVGVRRLQEGFQEYVGVSPRDYLLDVRLDRVHADLLRADPSATVSDVAMRWGFTHTGRFAAAFRKKYGAAPSDVLRG from the coding sequence ATGTCGACCACGTCCAGGTTCGTCCGTTCCGATGATTGGGACGAGGCGTCGCACGTGGTGTCGGACGTCTACTTCCCGCACCGCCTGACCCCGCTGAGCAGAGAGACCGCCGGCAATACGGTCGCGCAAGCCGTGGAGCTGGGCCCGGTGAAGATCACCCACATCGGGTGGGGAGCCGACGTATCGATCCAGTCGGATCACCCGGGTGCGTACGCGGTGAACGTGCCGCTGTCGGGACACCTGGAGTCGGTGACCGGGAAGACCGAGGTGTCGTCGGTGCCCGGGTCGGGGACCATCTGTCCACCCGACACCACGACGCTCATCACCGACTGGAGCAAGGACTGCTCGATCATCGGGGTGCGGGTCGACCGCGACTACTTACACAGGGAGATGGCGCGGATTCTGGCGCGGCCCGGACTGCGCCTTCCCCCGCAATTCGATCTGACCAGCGAGAACGGTGCCAGTTGGCTGGCGTTGGTGCGGTCACTCCTCGATCAGATGTTGCGTTCGGACGGTGTCTACGCCAACCCTCTCGTCGCCGAGCAGCTGTCGGGGGCGGTCACCACGGCACTGGTCCTGGCAGCGATCCCGGACGACGAGACGGCCGGTGCCGGTACCCGGCCGCGCATCGTCAAGCGGGTCATCGACGAGATCCACGCCGACCCCGCGCGGGCGTGGACGGCCGCCGAGATGGCCGAGATCGCGGGTGTCGGGGTCCGGCGCCTTCAGGAGGGATTCCAGGAGTACGTCGGGGTGAGCCCCCGCGACTACCTGCTCGACGTGCGGCTCGATCGTGTCCACGCCGACCTGCTCCGCGCCGACCCCTCGGCCACGGTGTCCGATGTCGCGATGCGGTGGGGGTTCACCCACACCGGCCGGTTCGCGGCGGCGTTCCGGAAGAAGTACGGGGCGGCGCCGTCGGACGTGCTGCGCGGCTGA
- a CDS encoding intradiol ring-cleavage dioxygenase yields MTSTSTTSAPHVDRASLDHVDREFYLPAQRVLPWKANLAALPGEPGTPLRITGVVRSRDGETLSGAELEVWHADADGCYSGYSVEILRNNLRGIVVTCAGGRFDISTIKPAPCEFSSVPSDNEVGHINVIVHARGYRSLGTRVVPPPGATHEMSCEFVLDPL; encoded by the coding sequence ATGACCTCGACGTCGACCACGTCCGCACCGCACGTGGATCGGGCAAGCCTCGACCACGTCGACCGGGAGTTCTACCTCCCCGCCCAGCGAGTGCTGCCCTGGAAGGCAAACCTCGCGGCACTCCCCGGTGAACCCGGAACTCCGCTGCGCATCACGGGAGTGGTGCGGTCGCGCGACGGCGAAACGTTGTCGGGGGCAGAGCTCGAGGTGTGGCACGCGGACGCCGATGGATGCTATTCCGGGTACTCCGTCGAGATTCTGCGCAACAACCTGCGCGGCATTGTCGTCACCTGCGCCGGGGGTCGCTTCGACATCTCCACCATCAAGCCCGCGCCGTGCGAATTCTCCAGCGTCCCCAGCGATAACGAGGTGGGTCACATCAACGTGATCGTGCATGCGCGCGGTTACCGCTCGCTCGGGACGCGGGTGGTACCGCCACCCGGCGCAACGCACGAGATGTCCTGCGAATTCGTGCTCGACCCGCTGTAG
- a CDS encoding ROK family transcriptional regulator yields the protein MRTTPRSTTSPATGGDVFALIRDGQATTRTEIGNLTGLSRTAVAARVSTLQASGLVVEREEGVSTGGRPPVKLSFHVQAGVVLSAAIGRSRTQLAICDLAGDVLVVEDVEQEIGTSPAELMPVIAQRLISLRESLGGTARRTVGVGISLPGTVDIERGCSLNSPMMSGWDGVPLQPFLAEVTDAPVFVDNDANVMVLAERRGERRDFADMLLIKASTGLGAGIVSGGALQRGALGAAGEIGHTKTAAAQGVVCRCGDVGCVEAVAGGWALVRNLQGQGRNVTHIRDVITLALAGDAEARRMIRESGRQIGEVLSGVVNLLNPEVVIVGGDMAQAYDTFVAGLRETLYGNAIAVATQQLQILPWTHGELSGVVGSATMALDHVLSVRAVDRLLAQQR from the coding sequence ATGCGGACGACGCCACGATCGACTACTTCCCCGGCGACGGGCGGCGACGTCTTCGCGCTCATCCGCGACGGCCAAGCAACCACCCGAACCGAGATCGGGAATCTCACCGGCCTGTCCCGCACGGCGGTGGCGGCCCGCGTCTCGACACTGCAGGCGTCCGGACTCGTCGTGGAACGAGAAGAAGGCGTCTCGACCGGCGGCCGGCCACCGGTCAAGCTCTCCTTCCATGTTCAGGCAGGGGTGGTGCTGTCCGCCGCGATCGGCCGGAGTCGCACCCAGCTCGCGATCTGCGACCTGGCCGGGGACGTCCTCGTCGTCGAGGACGTCGAGCAGGAAATCGGCACGAGCCCAGCGGAATTGATGCCGGTCATTGCGCAACGTCTGATCTCGCTTCGCGAGAGCCTGGGTGGGACGGCCCGCCGCACCGTGGGAGTCGGAATCAGCCTGCCCGGCACCGTCGACATCGAGCGCGGGTGCAGCCTCAACTCACCGATGATGTCGGGGTGGGACGGAGTGCCGTTGCAACCGTTTCTCGCCGAGGTGACCGATGCGCCCGTCTTCGTCGACAACGACGCCAACGTCATGGTTCTGGCGGAGCGGCGTGGAGAGCGCCGCGACTTCGCCGACATGCTCCTGATCAAGGCATCCACCGGCCTCGGCGCCGGGATCGTGTCCGGAGGAGCCCTTCAGCGGGGCGCTCTCGGCGCTGCCGGTGAAATCGGACATACGAAAACCGCAGCGGCACAAGGTGTGGTGTGCCGCTGCGGCGACGTGGGATGTGTCGAGGCCGTTGCGGGTGGGTGGGCCTTGGTCCGTAACCTTCAGGGACAGGGACGCAACGTCACCCACATCCGCGACGTGATCACGCTGGCGCTCGCGGGCGACGCGGAGGCGCGGCGGATGATCCGGGAGAGCGGGCGTCAGATCGGCGAAGTGTTGTCCGGCGTGGTCAATCTCCTCAACCCGGAGGTCGTCATCGTCGGCGGCGACATGGCACAGGCCTACGACACTTTCGTCGCCGGACTTCGGGAAACCCTGTACGGCAATGCTATTGCCGTGGCCACACAACAGCTACAGATTCTGCCCTGGACGCACGGGGAGCTGTCCGGGGTGGTCGGTAGCGCCACCATGGCACTCGACCACGTCCTCAGCGTGCGGGCCGTCGACCGGCTCCTCGCGCAGCAACGATAG
- a CDS encoding AraC family transcriptional regulator, which translates to MASTVTETHDWDAASRAVAGAYFPHTLTDLSPDGSLKLSMRTVDFGSVTLGRLGWGADVSIACDYPGAYEVNIPLSGSLESRSPVGDVVSRPGQATVFRANEPTLISRWSGDCSVLGVKFDSEYLEREADRILGTDVRSKLLLPSQIDLTDASGNSWFRLLRSLTAQLREPSDLLANPVVGPQLAGAITAAFVLAVTPDQEVRRTAPRPRIVKRVLDGLNDDPARAWTAADMAQLAGTSVRRLQEGFREYVGRSPSECLLDIRLTRADADLRAREPGVTVSDIAARWGFTHAGRFSAAYRRRYGKSPSELVRF; encoded by the coding sequence ATGGCATCGACGGTTACCGAGACTCATGACTGGGACGCGGCGTCGAGGGCGGTGGCCGGTGCGTACTTCCCGCACACGTTGACGGACCTGTCTCCGGACGGCTCCCTGAAACTCTCGATGCGTACCGTCGATTTCGGGTCGGTCACCCTCGGAAGACTGGGCTGGGGTGCGGACGTGTCGATCGCCTGCGACTACCCGGGCGCGTACGAGGTCAACATCCCGCTCTCCGGCTCCCTGGAGTCGCGCTCCCCGGTGGGTGACGTGGTGTCACGGCCCGGCCAGGCAACGGTGTTCCGGGCGAACGAACCCACCCTGATCAGCCGGTGGAGCGGGGATTGCTCGGTGCTCGGCGTCAAGTTCGACAGCGAATACCTCGAACGGGAAGCGGATCGCATACTGGGCACCGATGTGCGCTCGAAGTTGCTGCTGCCCTCTCAGATCGACCTCACCGACGCCTCGGGCAACAGCTGGTTCCGACTGTTGAGGTCGCTGACCGCGCAACTGCGCGAACCGTCCGACCTGCTCGCCAATCCGGTAGTGGGACCGCAGCTCGCCGGCGCCATCACCGCGGCCTTCGTCCTGGCAGTCACACCGGATCAGGAGGTGCGCAGGACGGCGCCGCGTCCCCGCATCGTCAAGCGCGTACTCGACGGGCTGAACGACGACCCGGCCCGCGCGTGGACGGCGGCAGACATGGCCCAGCTGGCGGGCACCAGCGTTCGCCGGCTGCAGGAAGGGTTTCGCGAGTACGTCGGGCGCAGCCCGTCCGAATGCCTCCTCGACATCCGCCTGACGCGCGCCGACGCCGATCTGAGGGCACGGGAGCCAGGTGTCACGGTGTCCGACATCGCTGCCCGGTGGGGTTTTACCCACGCCGGCCGGTTCTCCGCGGCATATCGTCGCAGGTACGGCAAATCCCCGTCAGAGCTCGTGCGCTTCTGA
- a CDS encoding cytochrome P450, whose translation MTATLSWIDEITMTELERNPYPVYERLRAEAPLAYLPVLGSYVATTAELCRAIATSPDFEGIITKAGGRTFGHPAVIGVNGDIHRDLRSMVDPALQPSEVDRWVDSLVRPIARRYVEQFENDGKADLVSQYCEPVSVRALGDLLGLNDVSSDTLRDWFRRLSNSFTNAGVDENGEFTNPEGFIQGDDAKAEIRAIVDPLIDNWIVNPDDSAISHWLHDGMPEGQVRERDYIYPTLFVFLLGAMQEPGHAMASTLVGLFSRPEQLEAVIDEPALIPRAISEGMRWTSPIWSATARISTKDVTVGDVFLHEGSVVLMSYGSANHDAEVYDAPTEYDMTRPPLPHLAFGAGQHACAGIYFANHVCRIGLEELFEAIPNLERDTGADVEFWGWGFRGPTALHTTWEV comes from the coding sequence ATGACTGCGACCCTTTCCTGGATCGACGAGATCACCATGACGGAACTCGAACGCAACCCTTACCCCGTGTACGAGCGTTTGCGCGCCGAGGCTCCACTGGCGTACCTCCCGGTCCTCGGCTCCTACGTGGCGACCACTGCGGAGCTGTGCCGAGCCATCGCCACCAGCCCCGACTTCGAGGGAATCATCACCAAGGCCGGCGGCCGCACGTTCGGCCACCCCGCGGTGATCGGGGTCAACGGCGATATCCACCGCGACCTCCGCTCGATGGTCGACCCCGCTCTGCAGCCGTCGGAGGTGGACCGCTGGGTCGATTCACTCGTCCGCCCCATTGCCCGGCGTTACGTGGAGCAGTTCGAGAACGACGGCAAGGCCGACCTGGTGTCGCAGTACTGCGAGCCGGTGAGCGTGCGAGCCCTCGGCGACCTGCTCGGCCTGAACGACGTCAGCTCGGACACGCTACGCGACTGGTTCCGCCGGCTGTCGAACTCCTTCACGAATGCCGGCGTGGACGAGAACGGTGAGTTCACCAATCCGGAGGGCTTCATCCAGGGCGATGACGCGAAGGCCGAGATCCGGGCCATCGTGGACCCCCTGATCGACAACTGGATCGTCAATCCCGATGACAGCGCCATCTCCCACTGGCTGCACGACGGGATGCCCGAGGGACAGGTACGGGAGCGGGACTACATCTATCCCACGCTCTTCGTCTTCCTGCTCGGCGCGATGCAGGAACCCGGGCACGCAATGGCGTCGACCCTCGTCGGCCTCTTCAGCCGTCCGGAGCAGCTCGAGGCGGTGATCGACGAACCCGCGTTGATTCCGCGCGCCATCTCCGAGGGCATGCGCTGGACTTCCCCGATCTGGTCGGCGACCGCCCGCATCAGCACGAAGGACGTCACAGTCGGCGACGTCTTCCTGCACGAGGGTTCGGTCGTCCTGATGTCCTATGGCTCGGCCAACCACGACGCCGAGGTCTATGACGCTCCGACGGAGTACGACATGACCCGCCCACCGCTGCCCCATCTGGCGTTCGGCGCCGGACAGCACGCCTGCGCCGGTATCTACTTCGCCAATCACGTGTGCCGCATCGGGCTCGAAGAGCTTTTCGAGGCGATCCCCAACCTCGAACGGGACACCGGCGCCGACGTCGAATTCTGGGGCTGGGGTTTCCGCGGCCCGACAGCACTGCACACCACTTGGGAGGTATGA